A region from the Natronorubrum halophilum genome encodes:
- a CDS encoding cupin domain-containing protein gives MEYEVVHTDDVPKTDLSKIDEVPPDLQIRAIDEVLPTEHVQLKLWYFDPGEEIRYHAHAEQEELYYVLEGEFSLKLGRSGDEAYVEAGPGTFWIAKPEVGHGHRNVGDERGVVLAIGAPAVEDPGLDPHGLEDE, from the coding sequence TACGAGGTCGTTCACACCGACGACGTCCCGAAGACGGATCTCTCGAAGATCGACGAGGTGCCGCCGGATCTCCAGATCCGGGCGATAGACGAGGTGCTTCCCACCGAGCACGTCCAGCTCAAGCTCTGGTACTTCGATCCCGGCGAGGAGATCCGATATCACGCCCACGCCGAACAGGAGGAGCTCTACTACGTCCTCGAGGGCGAGTTCTCGCTAAAACTCGGTCGATCGGGGGACGAAGCGTACGTCGAGGCCGGTCCGGGCACGTTCTGGATCGCGAAACCAGAAGTCGGACACGGGCATCGAAACGTCGGCGACGAGCGGGGCGTCGTCCTCGCGATCGGCGCACCCGCGGTCGAGGATCCCGGTCTCGACCCGCACGGCCTCGAGGACGAGTAG
- a CDS encoding glutaredoxin family protein codes for MVTLYQLEGCPYCELVADRLDELEVDYDSVWTEGLHSKRDEVKRISGQRQVPVIVDDERGVTMPESERILDYLDANYA; via the coding sequence ATGGTTACCCTGTATCAGCTCGAGGGCTGTCCGTACTGCGAACTCGTCGCCGACCGCCTCGACGAACTCGAGGTCGACTACGACAGCGTCTGGACCGAAGGACTCCACTCGAAACGCGACGAGGTAAAGCGAATTTCGGGCCAGCGGCAGGTTCCGGTCATCGTCGACGACGAGCGCGGGGTCACGATGCCGGAGTCCGAACGCATTCTCGACTACCTCGACGCGAACTACGCCTGA